In Triticum aestivum cultivar Chinese Spring chromosome 5B, IWGSC CS RefSeq v2.1, whole genome shotgun sequence, the following proteins share a genomic window:
- the LOC123116855 gene encoding BTB/POZ domain-containing protein At2g46260-like, giving the protein MAGDDASTGAEVDAGGFEFAFDNEAFSDRVLRIEIVSSHDAPASGSGASRKRRREDAQGDGGEDIESSCTLMALMGTPVSRVNTIHISSAILAAQSPFFLKLFSDGMKESDQRHATVTIVDSEEKAFIELLRFMYCGKLTPTTEPTLLVDILMAADKFEVVSCMKLCAQRLIDQPMTPESAVRCLDLPRSISMASAVKEAAKTFLAERYKEFLSTKFQDELMRVPLAGILAILSRNRLGMESEGPIYDFLLRWACLQYPNSEERHQILSSRLLPLVPRALSMTDAVLIDHPSCIINFTIKREKCLGLFVSGVLRSQPFHCAGRGFLLLADRRMIEQVPYFGISIKMLEEDKEAVSGAIDYIIGFKTRPSLKFITKHCRATTSNIRRGVGCMIPWSKFIADDSHFIDGKVHLRVQVKVTPQP; this is encoded by the exons ATGGCCGGAGACGACGCGTCGACGGGGGCGGAGGTGGACGCGGGGGGCTTCGAGTTCGCCTTCGACAACGAGGCCTTCTCCGACAGGGTCCTGCGTATAGAGATCGTCAGCAGCCACGACGCGCCCGCCTCCGGCTCCGGCGCCAGCCGCAAGCGCCGCCGCGAGGACGCCCAAG GCGATGGTGGAGAAGATATTGAATCCTCTTGTACTCTTATGGCACTGATGGGTACACCAGTTTCACGAGTCAATACCATACATATTAGCTCGGCGATTCTTGCTGCACAAAGTCCTTTTTTTCTCAAG CTTTTCTCAGATGGCATGAAAGAGTCTGACCAGAGACATGCAACAGTTACAATTGTTGATTCAG AGGAAAAGGCCTTCATTGAGCTTTTACGCTTTATGTATTGTGGAAAGTTGACACCAACAACCGAGCCCACTCTTCTGGTCGATATTTTGATGGCTGCTGATAAATTTGAGGTTGTATCTTGCATGAAGCTCTGCGCTCAGCGGCTCATAGACCAGCCTATGACGCCAGAGTCGGCAGTGAGGTGCCTAGATCTCCCACGTTCCATCTCAATGGCATCTGCCGTCAAAGAGGCAGCCAAGACATTCCTTGCTGAAAGGTACAAGGAATTCCTGTCGACAAA GTTCCAAGATGAACTGATGAGGGTCCCTCTCGCTGGGATTCTGGCCATCTTATCAAGGAATCGCCTCGGGATGGAATCTGAAGGACCCATCTACGATTTCCTGCTCAGGTGGGCCTGTTTGCAGTACCCAAATTCAGAAGAGAGACACCAGATCTTGAGTTCGCGGTTACTTCCACTGGTGCCACGAGCTCTCAGTATGACCGATGCCGTACTAATTGATCACCCGTCTTGTATAATCAACTTCACCATAAAGCGCGAGAAGTGCTTGGGGCTCTTTGTGTCAGGAGTTCTGCGTTCGCAGCCGTTCCATTGCGCGGGGCGTGGCTTCCTCCTCCTGGCAGACCGCAGGATGATAGAGCAAGTACCATATTTTGGCATCTCAATAAAGATGCTAGAAGAAGACAAGGAGGCAGTAAGCGGGGCAATAGATTATATCATCGGGTTTAAGACCAGACCGTCACTCAAGTTCATCACCAAGCACTGTCGCGCCACCACCAGCAATATTAGGCGAGGTGTTGGATGCATGATTCCTTGGTCGAAGTTCATTGCTGACGACAGCCACTTCATTGACGGCAAAGTCCATCTGCGGGTTCAGGTGAAGGTAACGCCGCAGCCATAG